One window of the Janthinobacterium sp. PAMC25594 genome contains the following:
- the sugE gene encoding quaternary ammonium compound efflux SMR transporter SugE, which yields MAWIILVLAGLLEIGWAIGLKYSAGFTRLVPSVLTAVSMLGSVVMLGLALRTLPLGTAYAIWTGIGTVGTAIFGIMVLGEPASAARIACIALIVSGILGLKLLSPQ from the coding sequence ATGGCGTGGATCATCTTGGTATTGGCCGGTTTGCTGGAAATCGGCTGGGCCATCGGCCTCAAATACAGCGCGGGGTTTACCCGCCTGGTGCCGTCCGTACTGACGGCCGTTTCCATGCTGGGCAGCGTGGTGATGCTGGGCCTGGCCTTGCGCACCTTGCCGTTGGGCACGGCGTATGCCATCTGGACGGGCATCGGCACCGTGGGCACGGCCATCTTCGGCATCATGGTGCTGGGTGAGCCGGCCAGCGCCGCGCGCATCGCCTGCATCGCATTGATCGTGTCCGGTATCCTGGGCTTGAAACTGCTCAGCCCTCAATAA
- a CDS encoding SMR family transporter, with product MTYFYLAIAIIAEVIATSALKASEGFSRLWPSVITVIGYSIAFWCLSLTLKVIPTGIVYAIWSGVGIVLISAVGWFWFKQSLDTPALIGLGLIIAGVLVINLFSKSVGH from the coding sequence ATGACGTATTTCTACCTGGCCATCGCCATCATCGCCGAAGTCATCGCCACCAGCGCCTTGAAGGCGTCCGAAGGCTTCAGCCGTTTGTGGCCCAGTGTCATCACCGTGATTGGCTACAGCATCGCCTTCTGGTGCTTGTCCCTGACCCTGAAAGTCATTCCTACCGGCATCGTGTACGCGATCTGGTCCGGCGTGGGCATCGTGCTCATTTCCGCCGTCGGCTGGTTCTGGTTCAAGCAAAGCCTCGATACGCCGGCCTTGATCGGCCTGGGGCTGATCATTGCCGGCGTACTGGTGATTAACCTGTTTTCCAAGTCCGTTGGTCACTAA